From the genome of Penaeus chinensis breed Huanghai No. 1 chromosome 8, ASM1920278v2, whole genome shotgun sequence, one region includes:
- the LOC125028093 gene encoding DNA-directed RNA polymerase subunit beta''-like isoform X2 yields MLHSRYDNCGLHDNYFHLDVHYNFPPTYYHNFNLYYDFNFNFNLNFNLYYDFYFNFHHNFNIYFYYNFNIYFYYNFNIYFYYNFNIYFYYNFNIYFYYNFNLYFYLNFNIYYNFYFNFNFHHNFNIYYDFYFNFHHNFNLYYDFYFNFYHNFNLYFYHNFNIYYDFYFNFHHNFNVYFHNFNIYFYHNFNIYYDFYFNFHLNFNVYFHHNFNVYFHHNFNIYFYHNFNLYYDFYINFNIYFYHNFNVYFYYNFNFYHNFNFYHNFNFYFYHNFNFYFYHNFNFYHNFYFYHNFNFYFYHNFNLYHFYYYNYNLHLYIYHNYNLNNFHYNHNNYQVAYHQFSNDTPTHSGEHNLVSIKVSSCIFFVFNSKLFNPAICAQNHLS; encoded by the exons ATGTTGCATTCCAG ATACGACAACTGCGGTCTCCACGACAACTACTTCCACCTCGACGTCCACTACAACTTCCCCCCTACCTACTACCACAACTTCAACCTCTACTAcgacttcaacttcaacttcaacctCAACTTCAACCTCTACTACGACTTCTACTTCAACTTCCACCACAACTTCAAcatctacttctactacaacttcaacatctacttctactacaacttcaacatctacttctactacaacttcaacatctacttctactacaacttcaacatctacttctactacaacttcaACCTCTACTTCTACCTCAACTTCAACatctactacaacttctacttcaacttcaacttccacCACAACTTCAACATCTACTACGACTTCTACTTCAACTTCCACCACAACTTCAACCTCTACTACGACTTCTACTTCAACTTCTACCACAACTTCAACCTCTACTTCTACCACAACTTCAACATCTACTACGACTTCTACTTCAACTTCCACCACAACTTCAACGTCTACTTCCACAACTTCAACATCTACTTCTACCACAACTTCAACATCTACTACGACTTCTACTTCAACTTCCACCTCAACTTCAACGTCTACTTCCACCACAACTTCAACGTCTACTTCCACCACAACTTCAACATCTACTTCTACCACAACTTCAACCTCTACTACGACTTCTACATCAACTTCAACATCTACTTCTACCACAACTTCAAcgtctacttctactacaacttcaACTTCTACCACAACTTCAACTTCTACCACAACTTCAACTTCTACTTCTACCACAACTTCAACTTCTACTTCTACCACAACTTCAACTTCTACCACAACTTCTACTTCTACCACAACTTCAACTTCTACTTCTACCACAACTTCAAcctctaccacttctactactacaactacaacctcCACCTCTACATCTACCACAACTACAACCTCAACAACTTCCACTACAACCACAACAACTACCAGGTTGCCTACCACCAATTTTCAAACGACACCCCAACCCACTCTGGCGAACACAACCTCGTCTCCATAAAAGTCTCTTCATGTATTTTCTTCGTGTTTAACAGTAAACTTTTTAACCCTGCAATATGTGCCCAAAACCACCTCTCTTGA
- the LOC125028093 gene encoding serine-rich adhesin for platelets-like isoform X1: MARFLATILLLVTGGCVLSQAREMKPGDVNKGDEFKDTTNLRQLHECVKTPPKCSNEGGFCLNLQLPCAGKMNESLCNNLNCGCCLKHECINTPKICSSKNGVCINLMDDCAGQTDESLCRNKNCKCCMKHECSNTPKMCSNEGGVCINLMDECAGKANESLCRNENCKCCIKHECSNTPKMCSNEGGVCINLMDDCAGKANESLCRNENCKCCIKHECPNTPLMCSNEGGVCINLMDDCAGIANESLCRNQNCKCCIKHECSNTPKMCSNEGGVCINLMDECAGKANESLCRNENCKCCIKHECPNTPLMCSNEGGVCINLMDDCAGIANESLCRNQNCKCCMKQQCSNTEMCSSANGVCINIMDDCAGQSDPLLCDDDHCTCCIPDTTTAVSTTTTSTSTSTTTSPLPTTTTSTSTTTSTSTSTSTSTSTTTSTSTSTTTSTSTSTTTSTSTSTTTSTSTSTTTSTSTSTTTSTSTSTTTSTSTSTSTSTSTTTSTSTSTSTTTSTSTTTSTSTSTTTSTSTTTSTSTSTTTSTSTSTTTSTSTTTSTSTSTTTSTSTSTTSTSTSTTTSTSTTTSTSTSTSTSTSTSTTTSTSTSTTTSTSTSTTTSTSTTTSTSTSTSTSTTTSTSTSTTTSTSTTTSTSTTTSTSTSTTTSTSTSTTTSTSTTTSTSTTTSTSTSTTTSTSTTSTTTTTTSTSTSTTTTTSTTSTTTTTTTRLPTTNFQTTPQPTLANTTSSP, from the exons ATGGCCCGGTTTCTTGCAACGATCCTCCTCCTCGTTACTGGGGGCTGTGTCTTGAGTCAG GCCCGCGAGATGAAACCAGGGGATGTCAACAAAGGCGACGAATTCAAAG ATACAACCAACCTACGGCAACTCCATGAATGTGTTAAAACGCCGCCCAAGTGTAGCAATGAAGGAGGGTTTTGTCTTAATCTCCAGTTGCCATGTGCAGGGAAGATGAATGAATCACTGTGCAACAATCTAAACTGTGGATGTTGCTTAAAGCATGAGTGCATCAACACTCCTAAAATATGTTCCAGTAAAAATGGCGTGTGTATTAATTTAATGGACGACTGCGCTGGCCAGACTGATGAATCTTTGTGTAGAAATAAAAACTGCAAATGCTGTATGAAGCATGAGTGCTCTAACACGCCGAAGATGTGTTCCAATGAAGGTGGCGTCTGCATTAATCTGATGGACGAATGTGCTGGAAAGGCCAATGAGTCTTTATGTAGGAACGAGAACTGCAAGTGCTGTATAAAACACGAATGTTCTAACACGCCAAAGATGTGTTCCAATGAAGGTGGAGTCTGCATTAATCTGATGGACGACTGCGCTGGAAAGGCCAATGAGTCTTTATGTAGGAACGAGAACTGCAAGTGCTGTATAAAACACGAATGCCCTAACACGCCACTGATGTGTTCCAACGAGGGTGGCGTCTGCATTAATCTGATGGACGACTGCGCTGGGATAGCTAACGAGTCTTTATGCAGGAACCAGAACTGCAAATGCTGTATAAAACACGAATGTTCTAACACGCCAAAGATGTGTTCCAATGAAGGTGGCGTCTGCATTAATCTGATGGACGAATGTGCTGGAAAGGCCAATGAGTCTTTATGTAGGAACGAGAACTGCAAGTGCTGTATAAAACACGAATGCCCTAACACACCACTGATGTGTTCCAACGAGGGTGGCGTCTGCATTAATCTGATGGACGACTGCGCTGGGATAGCTAACGAGTCTTTATGCAGGAACCAGAACTGCAAATGCTGCATGAAGCAGCAATGCAGCAACACAGAGATGTGTTCCAGTGCAAATGGAGTTTGCATAAACATAATGGATGACTGCGCTGGCCAGTCAGATCCTTTACTATGCGATGACGACCACTGTACATGTTGCATTCCAG ATACGACAACTGCGGTCTCCACGACAACTACTTCCACCTCGACGTCCACTACAACTTCCCCCCTACCTACTACCACAACTTCAACCTCTACTAcgacttcaacttcaacttcaacctCAACTTCAACCTCTACTACGACTTCTACTTCAACTTCCACCACAACTTCAAcatctacttctactacaacttcaacatctacttctactacaacttcaacatctacttctactacaacttcaacatctacttctactacaacttcaacatctacttctactacaacttcaACCTCTACTTCTACCTCAACTTCAACatctactacaacttctacttcaacttcaacttccacCACAACTTCAACATCTACTACGACTTCTACTTCAACTTCCACCACAACTTCAACCTCTACTACGACTTCTACTTCAACTTCTACCACAACTTCAACCTCTACTTCTACCACAACTTCAACATCTACTACGACTTCTACTTCAACTTCCACCACAACTTCAACGTCTACTTCCACAACTTCAACATCTACTTCTACCACAACTTCAACATCTACTACGACTTCTACTTCAACTTCCACCTCAACTTCAACGTCTACTTCCACCACAACTTCAACGTCTACTTCCACCACAACTTCAACATCTACTTCTACCACAACTTCAACCTCTACTACGACTTCTACATCAACTTCAACATCTACTTCTACCACAACTTCAAcgtctacttctactacaacttcaACTTCTACCACAACTTCAACTTCTACCACAACTTCAACTTCTACTTCTACCACAACTTCAACTTCTACTTCTACCACAACTTCAACTTCTACCACAACTTCTACTTCTACCACAACTTCAACTTCTACTTCTACCACAACTTCAAcctctaccacttctactactacaactacaacctcCACCTCTACATCTACCACAACTACAACCTCAACAACTTCCACTACAACCACAACAACTACCAGGTTGCCTACCACCAATTTTCAAACGACACCCCAACCCACTCTGGCGAACACAACCTCGTCTCCATAA